A single genomic interval of Bacillus smithii harbors:
- a CDS encoding C40 family peptidase gives MKRAVIYLVILFVLAVGFSQTVQAKEKDPVVGNSAYIDVSVATLWTAPNILRPVDLPSATNPVDMRKWTSSMTLEEQLQLSDDGMLETQALYGNKVTILERNGDWVKVAVEGQPTPRNELGYPGWMPVHQLTYNKKFARSEQKPFVMVESPTTFLYQNASLKKKGMEISFNTRLPYVSETKKAFKVLQPNGKYAWISKSDSQFYQSEKAIPKPTGEELVNTGKKFLGLHYLWAGMSGFGFDCSGFTFTIYQSHGITIPRDSSVQAQYGQSVPLNELQPGDLLFFAYDEGKGKVHHVAMYAGNGMMIHSPNSKKNVEIIPVHTPGYYDELSGAKRYIPEP, from the coding sequence ATGAAAAGAGCCGTGATTTATTTGGTCATTTTATTTGTATTAGCGGTTGGATTTAGTCAAACTGTACAGGCGAAAGAAAAAGACCCGGTTGTTGGAAATTCTGCCTATATTGATGTGTCAGTCGCCACCTTATGGACGGCGCCCAATATTTTACGGCCAGTTGATTTACCTTCTGCCACTAATCCTGTTGACATGCGAAAATGGACATCTTCTATGACTTTAGAGGAGCAGCTGCAATTATCAGATGATGGTATGCTGGAGACCCAAGCTTTGTACGGAAATAAAGTGACGATTCTTGAAAGAAACGGAGACTGGGTGAAAGTGGCTGTCGAGGGACAACCAACCCCTCGAAATGAACTTGGATATCCGGGATGGATGCCTGTTCATCAATTGACTTATAACAAGAAATTTGCAAGAAGTGAACAAAAACCGTTTGTGATGGTAGAATCGCCAACGACCTTTCTCTATCAAAATGCTTCCTTGAAAAAGAAAGGAATGGAAATTAGTTTTAATACAAGATTGCCTTATGTCTCGGAAACAAAGAAAGCCTTTAAAGTTCTGCAGCCTAATGGAAAATATGCATGGATTTCTAAGTCGGATAGTCAGTTTTATCAATCTGAAAAAGCCATACCAAAGCCTACGGGTGAAGAGTTAGTGAATACAGGGAAGAAATTTCTTGGCCTCCATTATTTATGGGCAGGCATGAGTGGGTTTGGATTTGATTGTTCAGGATTTACTTTTACCATTTATCAATCTCATGGCATTACAATACCTAGAGATTCAAGCGTACAAGCACAATATGGTCAATCAGTGCCATTAAACGAATTACAACCGGGTGATTTGCTATTCTTCGCATACGATGAGGGGAAAGGGAAAGTTCATCATGTGGCGATGTATGCCGGAAATGGTATGATGATTCATTCTCCCAATTCTAAAAAGAACGTAGAAATAATTCCTGTCCATACACCAGGTTATTATGACGAATTGTCTGGAGCAAAAAGATATATTCCGGAGCCATAA
- a CDS encoding SDR family NAD(P)-dependent oxidoreductase translates to MNFQDQVVVVTGAGSGIGKSVAEQYAKKGAKVVIAELNVETGNEVARQIKTQGGEAVSIQIDVREPNDIIHLFQKTNEMYGKVNILINNAGVSRWKDPLELTVEEWEDIIHTNLRSVFLCSREAAKYMKKNENGGAIVNMASTRAFMSEPHSEAYAATKGGIVALSHALAVSFSPYHIRVNSISPGWIETKNYENLNEIDHSQHPAGRVGRPIDIAKGCFYLTDPENDFITGQNIVIDGGMTIKMIYEE, encoded by the coding sequence ATGAACTTTCAAGATCAAGTGGTGGTTGTAACGGGAGCGGGGAGCGGAATTGGCAAATCCGTCGCAGAACAATATGCGAAAAAAGGGGCAAAAGTGGTCATCGCTGAGCTGAATGTAGAGACAGGAAATGAAGTTGCCAGACAAATCAAAACGCAAGGCGGAGAAGCGGTTTCTATTCAAATCGATGTGCGTGAACCGAATGATATTATCCACTTATTTCAGAAAACCAATGAAATGTACGGCAAGGTGAATATTTTAATTAATAATGCCGGAGTTTCTCGATGGAAAGATCCGCTAGAGCTGACAGTGGAAGAGTGGGAAGATATCATCCATACGAATTTGAGGAGTGTCTTTCTCTGTTCACGTGAAGCGGCAAAATATATGAAAAAGAATGAAAATGGCGGTGCGATTGTGAATATGGCTTCGACTCGCGCCTTTATGTCGGAGCCTCACTCAGAAGCTTATGCGGCGACGAAAGGTGGAATCGTTGCATTATCTCATGCGTTGGCTGTTTCATTTAGCCCTTATCATATTCGTGTCAATTCCATAAGTCCGGGTTGGATTGAAACGAAAAATTACGAGAATTTGAACGAAATCGATCACTCTCAACATCCTGCGGGGCGAGTGGGCCGACCTATTGACATTGCGAAAGGCTGTTTTTATTTAACCGATCCTGAGAATGACTTTATTACTGGACAAAACATTGTTATAGACGGTGGCATGACGATCAAAATGATCTATGAAGAATAA
- a CDS encoding FAD binding domain-containing protein has product MISFDFEYYKPSTLNEAVQLFYTLQIQKKRPIYFSGGTEIITLGRLNLVTPGAVIDIHDIPECKVLQLDEYHLVMGAALTLTEIEKANVFPLLSKTASEVADHTARNKITLGGNICGKIFYREAVLPFLLTNSQVVIAGPSGIKRVPIQDVFYKQLRLQTGEFLVQIVTNRNDLSVPSVSIKKRRQWDTGYPLVTIAAMKTKEGIRTAFSGLCPFPFRSKQIEDDLNQTQLPLETRIEHAIHHLPTPILNDTEGSSEYRIFVFKNTLQEIFTALEGEEHAQ; this is encoded by the coding sequence ATGATTTCGTTTGACTTTGAATACTATAAGCCCTCCACGCTTAACGAAGCAGTTCAATTATTTTATACATTACAAATTCAAAAAAAGAGGCCGATCTACTTTTCAGGGGGAACGGAGATTATTACGCTCGGTAGATTGAATCTCGTCACTCCCGGAGCAGTGATCGACATTCATGACATTCCTGAATGCAAGGTGCTGCAGTTGGACGAATACCATCTTGTGATGGGAGCTGCACTCACTTTAACCGAAATAGAAAAAGCGAATGTGTTTCCATTGTTGAGCAAAACAGCCAGTGAAGTGGCTGATCATACAGCACGAAACAAGATTACTTTAGGAGGAAATATTTGCGGGAAAATTTTTTATCGTGAAGCGGTTTTGCCTTTTCTGCTAACGAATAGCCAAGTAGTGATTGCAGGTCCATCCGGAATAAAGCGTGTTCCTATACAAGATGTTTTTTACAAACAACTTCGCTTGCAAACAGGAGAGTTCCTTGTGCAAATCGTCACCAACCGGAATGATCTTTCAGTACCATCTGTCAGTATAAAAAAACGAAGGCAATGGGATACCGGCTATCCACTTGTGACCATTGCAGCGATGAAAACGAAAGAAGGTATACGGACAGCTTTTAGCGGATTATGTCCCTTTCCTTTTCGATCTAAACAAATAGAGGATGATTTAAATCAAACACAACTACCTCTCGAAACAAGAATCGAGCATGCCATTCATCATCTGCCAACCCCCATTCTTAATGATACAGAGGGGTCATCGGAATATCGGATATTCGTTTTCAAAAATACACTTCAAGAAATATTCACCGCGCTGGAGGGGGAGGAGCATGCACAATGA
- a CDS encoding carbon-nitrogen hydrolase family protein → MKKETITGKIRNEKLNKSVFGGHETVRVAAVQAPQIVFNKEKSIEVACKRIKEAGANGAKLVAFSETYIPVFPAYYKAGYASQIDEWAEWNIALQNNSVAIPSEDTEIIGKACREAGVYCVMGVNEIDDTDGARTLYNCQILFGPDGSILGRHRKLMPTYTERTYWGRGDGSDLNVYQTDIARIGSLICWEHHTILVRAAQMLMGEEFHIANWPGTWTFGQKTNNGERKGRIFHSTTEPGDPCDLQFAIREYAFESGSFVISVAGLLREQDFEPEHKHFIDSPEMDFSWAVGGAAIVNPFGEYIAGPVYHDDTIVYADCHANEIKAAKVVFDGLGHYSRPDSVQILLHDHEQKNLLRSSKGLSYQDLKNISESTEVPLEKLEKVLEKIESRLSKPKTEITI, encoded by the coding sequence TTGAAGAAGGAGACAATTACGGGAAAAATTAGAAACGAAAAGTTGAACAAATCCGTTTTCGGAGGCCATGAAACAGTGCGTGTAGCGGCAGTACAAGCCCCTCAAATTGTATTCAACAAAGAAAAATCGATTGAAGTAGCCTGTAAAAGGATCAAAGAAGCAGGGGCGAACGGAGCGAAATTAGTAGCGTTCTCAGAAACCTATATTCCCGTCTTTCCCGCCTATTACAAAGCTGGTTACGCCAGCCAAATAGATGAATGGGCTGAGTGGAATATTGCCCTTCAAAACAACTCTGTTGCCATACCAAGTGAAGACACGGAAATCATCGGAAAAGCTTGTCGGGAAGCAGGGGTCTATTGTGTAATGGGAGTTAACGAAATCGATGATACGGATGGAGCACGCACATTATATAATTGTCAAATCCTTTTTGGTCCTGATGGCTCCATATTAGGACGTCACCGTAAATTAATGCCTACTTACACTGAAAGGACTTACTGGGGACGGGGCGACGGCAGTGATCTCAATGTGTATCAAACCGATATTGCACGAATCGGATCGCTTATTTGCTGGGAACACCATACGATTTTAGTAAGAGCGGCCCAAATGTTGATGGGCGAAGAATTCCATATCGCCAATTGGCCTGGAACTTGGACGTTCGGACAAAAGACCAATAACGGTGAAAGAAAAGGTCGAATATTCCATTCTACAACAGAACCTGGAGATCCTTGTGATTTGCAGTTTGCCATTCGAGAATACGCTTTTGAATCGGGAAGCTTTGTGATCAGTGTAGCCGGTTTGTTGAGAGAACAAGATTTTGAACCTGAACATAAACATTTCATTGATAGTCCAGAGATGGATTTTAGTTGGGCTGTAGGCGGAGCTGCCATTGTCAATCCATTTGGCGAATATATCGCCGGACCCGTTTATCACGATGATACGATTGTTTACGCCGATTGCCATGCCAATGAGATTAAGGCTGCAAAAGTAGTCTTTGACGGATTAGGTCATTATTCAAGACCTGATTCAGTTCAAATTTTATTGCATGACCATGAGCAAAAGAATCTTCTCCGCAGTTCAAAAGGACTTTCCTATCAAGATTTGAAAAATATTTCAGAAAGCACGGAAGTACCGCTTGAAAAACTAGAAAAAGTTCTTGAAAAGATTGAATCCAGACTAAGCAAACCAAAAACAGAAATAACGATTTAA
- a CDS encoding dipeptide epimerase yields MRIDSLKISREKTRLHTPFKTALRTAVEIDCIQVEITLHNGIKGRGEASPTYVITGDSTESIEAALNGPIREALIGLDIFHFQEALKRIQACCVGNTSAKAAADIALFDAYCKLWNIPLFSFLGDQKPIQTCMTIGVDEPEAMAATALEKVKEGFRILKLKVGEDPKLDMARIKAIIKTVSDDIKLRLDANQGWTPKQAVKLIRELQQEDFPIEFIEQPVKAQDLEGLKFVTERVDIPIMADESVFSARDALKIVSGHYADLLNIKLMKCGGISEAIKIASMAEAAGVACMIGSMIESPQSVGAAAHLAAAHPNIQYFDLDAPLWLSTEPQYLIYEGENITLPNKPGIGTVS; encoded by the coding sequence GTGCGGATTGATAGTTTGAAGATTAGTCGCGAAAAGACCAGATTGCACACCCCTTTTAAAACCGCTTTAAGAACAGCTGTTGAGATAGATTGTATTCAGGTGGAAATTACGCTCCATAACGGAATAAAGGGGAGAGGGGAAGCATCTCCGACATATGTGATTACGGGTGATTCTACTGAAAGCATTGAAGCTGCTTTAAATGGCCCTATTCGTGAGGCGCTCATTGGATTGGATATTTTCCATTTTCAGGAGGCGCTAAAACGAATACAAGCATGTTGCGTGGGAAATACAAGCGCAAAAGCGGCAGCCGATATAGCTTTATTTGATGCTTATTGCAAATTATGGAATATACCATTGTTTTCGTTCCTTGGTGATCAAAAGCCTATTCAGACGTGTATGACCATCGGTGTTGATGAACCAGAGGCCATGGCAGCAACCGCGTTGGAGAAGGTGAAAGAAGGATTCCGTATTTTAAAATTGAAAGTCGGAGAAGATCCAAAGCTGGATATGGCAAGAATCAAAGCCATTATAAAGACTGTTTCAGATGATATTAAGTTAAGATTAGACGCCAATCAAGGATGGACGCCAAAACAGGCAGTAAAGCTTATTCGCGAATTACAACAAGAAGACTTTCCTATCGAATTTATCGAACAACCCGTAAAGGCGCAGGATTTAGAAGGACTAAAGTTTGTAACGGAGCGGGTAGATATTCCGATTATGGCGGATGAAAGTGTTTTTTCTGCAAGAGATGCTCTAAAAATTGTATCCGGCCATTATGCAGATTTATTGAACATAAAATTAATGAAATGCGGTGGGATCAGTGAGGCGATCAAAATAGCCAGTATGGCCGAAGCAGCAGGAGTAGCCTGTATGATTGGAAGTATGATAGAGTCGCCTCAATCAGTAGGAGCAGCAGCTCATTTAGCGGCTGCTCATCCAAATATTCAATATTTTGATTTGGATGCTCCGCTTTGGTTATCCACGGAACCTCAATATTTAATATACGAGGGGGAAAATATTACATTACCAAATAAACCTGGCATTGGAACCGTTTCCTAG
- a CDS encoding DUF3870 domain-containing protein, with the protein MHYDSDTIYIIGDAKAPLNNPITKHFNQYFIGLVVDRTSGKIVDVECSATIRLTVQFLKSIFVGKNIEDPVLIQEISQRYFGSSQKALIVAFQDAQKKYKQIVAALST; encoded by the coding sequence ATGCATTATGATTCTGATACCATTTACATTATCGGGGATGCTAAGGCACCTCTAAATAACCCCATTACGAAACATTTTAATCAATATTTTATAGGATTAGTGGTAGATCGTACGAGTGGAAAAATTGTGGATGTAGAATGTTCCGCTACCATTCGATTAACTGTGCAGTTCCTTAAATCTATTTTTGTCGGAAAAAATATAGAAGATCCTGTATTAATACAAGAAATTAGTCAACGTTATTTTGGTTCCTCACAAAAGGCGCTTATCGTTGCTTTTCAAGATGCGCAGAAAAAATATAAGCAAATTGTAGCTGCTTTGTCTACATAA
- a CDS encoding MerR family transcriptional regulator — protein MGMKVKEVADLVGISVRTLHYYDEIGLLVPEETTESGYRLYSDENLETLQQILFFKELGFPLKKIKDIIYNPSFDRQEALELQRQMLMEKRERLDQMIATIEKTIKHMKGEIQMSNKEKFEGFDFRHHPYEEEARKRWGDEAVDRANAKVRNMTKEEQKALSQEMESIYQKLAALRHQSPESEEAQAAIKEWHDFLNNHFNQYYTLDVFKGLGQLYVEDERFTKNIDQYGEGLAEFMRDAMRIFADKNKK, from the coding sequence ATGGGAATGAAAGTGAAAGAAGTAGCGGATTTAGTGGGGATTAGTGTTCGTACGCTGCATTATTATGATGAAATCGGATTATTAGTTCCAGAGGAGACAACCGAATCAGGATATCGCTTGTACTCGGATGAAAATCTTGAAACACTGCAGCAAATTTTATTTTTTAAAGAACTAGGATTTCCATTAAAAAAAATTAAGGACATCATTTATAATCCTTCTTTTGATCGGCAAGAAGCGTTGGAGCTGCAACGACAAATGTTGATGGAGAAACGAGAGCGGCTTGATCAAATGATCGCCACGATTGAGAAAACGATTAAACATATGAAAGGAGAAATACAAATGTCCAACAAAGAAAAATTTGAAGGATTTGACTTTCGTCATCATCCATACGAAGAGGAAGCGCGGAAACGTTGGGGCGATGAAGCGGTGGATAGAGCGAATGCGAAAGTGCGGAACATGACTAAAGAAGAACAAAAAGCGTTGTCGCAAGAAATGGAATCGATTTATCAAAAACTTGCGGCTCTCCGTCATCAGTCGCCAGAATCCGAAGAAGCACAAGCGGCCATTAAAGAATGGCATGATTTTTTGAACAACCACTTCAATCAATATTATACACTTGATGTATTTAAAGGATTAGGTCAGCTGTATGTCGAGGATGAACGATTCACGAAAAATATTGATCAGTATGGTGAAGGCCTTGCGGAATTTATGCGTGATGCCATGCGCATTTTTGCAGATAAGAACAAAAAATAA
- a CDS encoding DUF819 domain-containing protein — MIKDGFMYLSVLVAFAALMVGIERRFKGNRILKFIPGIVLIYIGAALMQTFGVFANNESIDGVYNQVKGALLPAMLMLMLLKCDIRSIAKLGPRMLGGFVVAVISIFLGFVIVYALFKPFYVADTWKAFGALSGSWTGGSANMVALQGILNVPENIFGYALMMDTINYAVWVMFMFWLVPFADSFNRWTKADVSFIQKGFNEVAATDEKDAQGTQFHHLLYLLGIGLLVSALSTYLGNLLPEVGAVINATSWTIMIASVVGLILAVTPVAKIPGILDVSNVMLYIVVALIASRSDFSNLTQAPIYIISGFFIMLIHLIIMLLLGKLFKYDLFTLGVASLANIGGMASAPMLAAAYNRALIPIGVIMALLGAFIGTYFGMLVAKVLAMI; from the coding sequence GTGATCAAAGACGGCTTTATGTATTTAAGTGTGTTGGTTGCATTTGCGGCTCTTATGGTTGGTATTGAAAGAAGATTCAAAGGGAATCGTATTTTGAAATTTATTCCGGGAATTGTACTGATTTATATTGGAGCAGCACTCATGCAAACGTTTGGCGTCTTTGCTAATAATGAGTCGATTGATGGAGTCTACAATCAAGTCAAAGGGGCATTATTGCCCGCGATGCTTATGCTCATGCTGTTAAAATGTGATATTCGAAGTATAGCAAAATTAGGCCCTAGAATGTTAGGAGGTTTCGTCGTTGCCGTTATCAGTATTTTTTTAGGTTTCGTCATCGTTTACGCACTCTTTAAGCCATTTTATGTGGCGGATACTTGGAAAGCATTTGGTGCTTTGTCGGGTAGTTGGACGGGTGGTTCAGCCAATATGGTGGCCCTTCAAGGAATTCTCAATGTTCCTGAAAATATTTTTGGATATGCATTAATGATGGATACGATTAATTATGCGGTGTGGGTGATGTTTATGTTTTGGCTTGTTCCATTTGCTGATTCTTTTAACAGATGGACAAAGGCTGATGTGAGTTTTATTCAAAAAGGTTTTAATGAAGTCGCTGCTACTGACGAAAAAGACGCGCAAGGAACGCAATTTCATCATTTATTGTACTTATTAGGAATTGGCTTGCTTGTTTCGGCTTTATCCACTTATTTAGGCAATCTCTTGCCGGAAGTGGGAGCGGTGATCAACGCTACGAGCTGGACCATTATGATTGCTTCTGTTGTTGGCCTCATTTTAGCTGTCACTCCTGTTGCCAAAATACCTGGAATTTTGGATGTATCGAATGTGATGCTTTATATAGTTGTGGCATTGATCGCATCACGTTCCGATTTTTCAAACTTAACACAAGCTCCAATTTATATCATTTCAGGATTTTTCATTATGTTGATCCATCTTATAATCATGCTTTTATTAGGTAAATTATTTAAATATGACTTATTTACTTTAGGAGTCGCTAGCTTAGCCAATATTGGGGGGATGGCTTCTGCCCCGATGCTAGCCGCGGCATACAATCGAGCGTTAATTCCTATAGGGGTGATTATGGCTTTATTGGGTGCTTTTATAGGAACGTATTTTGGAATGTTGGTAGCGAAAGTTTTGGCCATGATCTAA
- a CDS encoding (2Fe-2S)-binding protein: MHNDHMFQISATLDVNGEKRMATFRPADTLLYVLRSQLGLTGAKPGCLNGDCGACTINVDDMPMKSCLMLAIEAVGKKMTTIEGLDGTPIQKAFVEKFAFQCGYCTPGFIMNCHALLKQHPDATDEMIKEWLESNICRCTGYQEIAEAVKSVLTRYRSKNNP; encoded by the coding sequence ATGCACAATGATCATATGTTTCAAATAAGCGCTACTTTAGATGTGAATGGAGAAAAAAGAATGGCCACTTTTAGACCCGCGGATACACTGCTATATGTTCTCCGAAGTCAATTAGGATTAACGGGTGCAAAACCTGGATGTCTAAACGGAGATTGCGGGGCTTGTACGATTAATGTAGATGATATGCCAATGAAATCTTGTCTTATGCTGGCCATTGAGGCTGTTGGCAAAAAAATGACAACGATTGAAGGATTAGACGGCACGCCTATACAAAAAGCATTTGTTGAAAAGTTTGCTTTTCAATGCGGATACTGTACTCCAGGATTTATTATGAATTGTCATGCGCTATTGAAGCAGCACCCGGATGCAACCGATGAAATGATAAAAGAATGGCTTGAATCCAATATATGCAGATGTACAGGCTATCAAGAAATCGCAGAAGCCGTAAAGTCTGTATTGACTCGTTATCGAAGTAAAAATAATCCGTAA
- a CDS encoding IS4 family transposase, with protein MITKKEYFAQLPKEIKDGFSELQIGNHLRKAGIIKACGYSCLSIFQLLFLLVFQYRNWYHALQSKKAADLPGKDTIYRFLNSSTYNWRTFLLSLSSEVIRRVKQTISKRRVTVFIVDDSIYSRNRSKSVELLAKVFDHSTRQFVNGFQLLTLGWSDGFTFVPIDFALLSSANQKNRLNEIHSSIDKRTTGYKRRLEALEAKPNMVLKLVEHALDKGIFADYVLMDTWFTHAPLVEKIHSKGLFVIGMVKQLKQRYLFNGERLTLEQLYRKAKRDIGKKETLGSIHATLHTGLPVKIVFVRNRNNQSEWLAILSTDTTLSNEEIVRIYGMRWDIETFFKFSKSFLHLAKEFQGRSYDMMISHTTIVFTRYILIAWQLRKEEDPKTMGNLFLFLCDEVKEMDFKTALLQLISLFQTLAEAKVYLSMDIFQCQLSNWITSLPRYIKDCLHISVCES; from the coding sequence ATGATAACGAAAAAAGAGTATTTTGCGCAATTACCAAAAGAAATAAAAGACGGATTTTCTGAATTACAAATTGGTAATCATTTAAGAAAAGCAGGAATTATCAAGGCTTGTGGTTATTCTTGTTTATCGATTTTTCAACTATTATTTCTTCTTGTTTTTCAATACAGAAACTGGTACCACGCCTTACAAAGCAAAAAGGCTGCCGATTTACCAGGAAAAGATACCATTTATCGTTTTTTGAACTCGTCTACGTATAACTGGAGAACCTTTTTACTATCTCTGAGCTCCGAAGTGATTCGTCGTGTGAAACAAACGATTTCGAAGCGCCGTGTTACCGTGTTTATTGTAGACGATTCGATTTATTCTCGTAACCGTAGTAAATCGGTTGAGCTTCTAGCTAAAGTATTCGATCATTCCACTCGTCAGTTTGTCAATGGTTTTCAACTATTAACGCTCGGATGGTCCGATGGCTTTACATTTGTACCTATCGATTTCGCTCTTTTGAGTTCAGCGAACCAAAAGAATCGCTTGAACGAAATCCATTCGTCCATTGATAAACGAACCACAGGCTACAAACGACGGCTCGAGGCATTGGAAGCAAAACCAAACATGGTGTTGAAATTAGTAGAACATGCATTGGATAAAGGAATTTTCGCTGATTATGTGCTCATGGATACATGGTTTACTCATGCCCCGTTGGTGGAGAAGATTCACTCCAAAGGCCTTTTTGTCATTGGTATGGTCAAACAGCTGAAACAACGGTATCTTTTCAACGGAGAACGTTTAACCTTGGAACAACTGTATCGAAAAGCGAAACGAGACATTGGCAAAAAAGAAACACTCGGCTCGATTCACGCAACCCTTCATACGGGTTTACCAGTGAAAATCGTGTTTGTGCGGAATCGAAACAACCAAAGTGAATGGCTAGCCATTTTGAGTACAGATACCACGCTGTCTAATGAAGAAATCGTTCGAATCTATGGGATGCGTTGGGACATTGAAACCTTTTTTAAATTCAGTAAATCGTTTTTACATTTAGCCAAAGAGTTTCAAGGTCGTTCCTATGACATGATGATTAGCCATACTACCATTGTCTTCACTCGGTATATCTTGATTGCTTGGCAACTTCGGAAAGAAGAGGATCCGAAGACCATGGGCAACTTATTCTTGTTTCTATGTGACGAAGTAAAGGAGATGGACTTTAAAACGGCTTTACTACAATTGATTTCTCTTTTCCAAACTTTGGCTGAAGCTAAGGTTTATTTGAGTATGGACATTTTTCAGTGTCAACTGTCCAATTGGATTACTTCTTTACCTCGTTATATCAAGGACTGTCTCCATATTTCTGTGTGCGAAAGTTGA